In Erigeron canadensis isolate Cc75 chromosome 6, C_canadensis_v1, whole genome shotgun sequence, the following are encoded in one genomic region:
- the LOC122602963 gene encoding pelargonidin 3-O-(6-caffeoylglucoside) 5-O-(6-O-malonylglucoside) 4'''-malonyltransferase-like, with translation MSMQVLIQSKKYIKPATPTPQTLGCYKISCLDEQAPATNISIVLFFSINSDQNPKFVAKLEKSLERILPSFYPLAGRYLEEIHVIECKDQGVEFIQAKANTKLQDFIVDSETNVKLVDDLIPFVVGAVDQVTDPILGIQATTFECGGLALGVSMSHRIADASTLCTFLNKWAATSREENQVVTMGFNSSKFFPGRGLTPSLRQRVPRSKNDDAHVLLRGKYTTKKLSFSDSDISHLKNKIGLNERNAQYWSKVQLVSAVIWKALIEVDQRTTTDGHPRDAIINRPINLRRKDVCLIPKDSCGNLYGLVWTEWKNTSVKTTRALGDLLRDDVTNFVNYYLELRHDIEKVQTMVMNSLSRKATNTASLHCISSWCNFPFYEADYGFGKPVQVSSGSLNIPVKNLVWLLDGVGGKGVDAYLSMEQEDIPFLEEAVRIKDFVA, from the coding sequence ATGTCGATGCAAGTCTTAATACAGtcaaaaaagtacataaaaccCGCAACTCCAACTCCTCAAACCCTTGGTTGCTACAAAATAAGTTGCCTTGACGAGCAGGCTCCTGCCACGAATATAAGCATTGTTCTATTCTTCTCCATCAACAGCGATCAGAATCCCAAGTTTGTTGCAAAGCTAGAAAAATCGCTTGAAAGAATCTTACCGAGTTTCTACCCTCTTGCTGGTAGGTATCTGGAAGAGATTCATGTGATTGAATGTAAAGACCAGGGTGTTGAGTTTATACAAGCTAAAGCCAACACCAAACTTCAAGATTTCATTGTTGATAGTGAAACGAATGTAAAGCTGGTTGATGACTTAATTCCATTTGTGGTTGGGGCCGTAGATCAAGTCACTGACCCAATTCTTGGGATTCAAGCGACCACATTTGAATGTGGAGGATTAGCACTTGGTGTGAGCATGTCACATAGGATTGCTGATGCTTCCACTCTTTGTACGTTTTTGAATAAATGGGCTGCTACAAGCCGAGAAGAAAATCAAGTTGTGACGATGGGATTTAACTCATCCAAGTTCTTTCCTGGTCGTGGCCTAACACCATCTTTACGCCAAAGAGTTCCAAGGTCAAAAAATGATGATGCACATGTGCTTCTGCGTGGCAAGTACACCACAAAGAAACTTTCATTCAGCGATAGTGATATATCACACTTGAAAAACAAGATCGGGCTCAATGAAAGAAATGCCCAATACTGGTCGAAGGTACAGTTAGTGTCGGCAGTCATCTGGAAAGCTCTTATTGAAGTTGATCAACGAACGACAACAGATGGTCATCCAAGAGATGCTATTATTAACCGTCCAATAAACTTGAGGAGAAAAGACGTATGCTTAATTCCCAAAGACTCTTGTGGGAATCTTTATGGTTTAGTATGGACGGAATGGAAAAATACCAGCGTCAAAACTACTAGAGCACTAGGCGATCTCTTAAGAGATGATGTTACGAATTTCGTAAATTACTACTTGGAGTTAAGACATGATATTGAGAAAGTGCAAACCATGGTTATGAATTCTTTATcaaggaaggccacgaacaccGCAAGTTTGCACTGTATAAGCAGCTGGTGTAATTTCCCTTTCTATGAGGCTGACTATGGATTTGGAAAGCCTGTTCAGGTTAGCAGCGGCAGCTTAAACATACCTGTGAAAAATCTAGTATGGTTACTCGATGGCGTTGGAGGGAAGGGGGTCGATGCGTACCTAAGTATGGAACAAGAAGACATACCATTTCTCGAAGAAGCTGTCCGTATCAAAGATTTTGTTGCTTAA
- the LOC122602643 gene encoding uncharacterized protein LOC122602643, whose protein sequence is MLNERFERVCAISTFVCSPAKTIATYKNLLLSEVRHMRKQAKIENRKLMQHNYRTYDYETFPNYMLVSLDSCVLPGDKFELFVCSSYLILIGKLANHSPIVITHELPDNAYFAKGVSATVVKEKIVIQFKKHVDVVGVDEDDGNPFRIPIKGF, encoded by the exons ATGCTCAACGAAAGATTTGAAAGAGTTTGTGCCATTTCAACATTCGTTTGTTCGCCAGCCAAAACAATCG CAACATACAAGAACTTGCTTTTGTCGGAGGTAAGACACATGAGGAAACAAGCCAAGATTGAAAATAGGAAGCTGATGCAGCACAATTATCGAACCTACGATTACGAGACCTTTCCGAATTATATGCTTGTATCATTGGACTCATGTGTTCTACCAGGGGACAAGTTTGAGCTATTTGtttgctctagctaccttatcTTGATAGGAAAGCTAGCCAATCATAGTCCGATCGTGATCACTCACGAGTTACCAGACAATGCATATTTTGCAAAAGGCGTCTCGGCTACGGTGGTGAAAGAGAAGATTGTGATTCAATTCAAGAAACATGTTGATGTGGTTGGAGTTGATGAAGACGACGGGAATCCGTTTAGGATTCCCATTaaaggtttttaa
- the LOC122602961 gene encoding uncharacterized protein LOC122602961, with translation MADEDDDDSFGEFTFAPSSTTQTPTTGDFTSHQNKSPHQKWQKINGAIPLSLFGDPDDFNDHESQEDLKNLSFSGNSNGFVSNSNNDINRKNGNLEINDLIANLYGDPKQLNHNKNNVSKVVDNGNVYKDPVSNSGSADHGSDDDDEEGGWDFVDAFSDSKNDKDKDNKERVVTSVSNGGIDLFDGSNNGVFVESNGTGTGFNSKPTTSFQNGFNTELKAEPKGAANELSSEKLGETDDFDDTFGEFETAFVENSSTKKELSEEKFDPLGSYDVSHRPIDLFAFSNGVLGGSHKENNEFNFSQSPVVQNGVASDPVFQTEWKETKDDSYSQSPDMGADDEDFGEFEATFPEAGLKPEGSMASSKSYKEAVPLSIFGIEEEPEADSSLNLQLELFKSSTHLQNPSSNLSINDILSDLYSQAQPISSANNEGNPDGNVSLLHSTGEEYSSRVVDDDDDFNDGSWEFKDASFQSSVENENLSFKKKLNHCMDLYSNLKDDLLVVARHHIHGLKEAQSAATLVGEEMKVATINKDIQEALKELHQEDIIAAEMDLDKHSERVTSLDQYIETLCEPDFQAIESEYHISRRLSLAESDLRTAIDLINHFTTVLKILTLAPKADPADYVSLWSKMIFVCSQELKHGISIWKRSLELNIHNEILVEPQGKDFIIAIGEIYRAVVILGSAVKFYKPWILLSGANLEGMYCLLEECHSLWSTSGLEETFPAESLLDSIRHIRNHDELAITNEILSQEESQCVLSLLFPAVVPEMKLVIWNGDKYFVSLANLWANLVSPNPPKLSIHVG, from the exons ATGGCGGACGAAGACGACGACGATTCCTTCGGCGAATTCACATTTGCACCGTCTTCTACCACCCAAACACCCACCACCGGCGATTTCACTTCTCATCAAAACAAATCCCCACACCAAAAATGGCAAAAAATCAACGGAGCTATACCCTTATCTCTATTCGGAGACCCTGATGATTTTAATGATCATGAAAGTCAAGAAGATCTGAAAAATCTTTCCTTTTCTGGTAATTCTAATGGTTTTGTATCTAAcagtaataatgatataaatagAAAGAATGGGAATTTGGAGATAAATGATCTGATTGCAAATCTATACGGTGACCCGAAACAATTgaatcataataaaaataatgttagCAAGGTAGTTGATAATGGAAATGTATATAAGGATCCGGTTTCGAATTCGGGTTCTGCTGATCATggatctgatgatgatgatgaggaaggtGGATGGGATTTCGTAGACGCGTTTTCGGACTCGAAAAACGATAAAGATAAGGACAATAAG GAACGTGTCGTGACAAGTGTGTCAAACGGGGGTATTGATTTATTTGATGGATCAAACAATGGAGTGTTTGTTGAATCCAATGGGACGGGCACTGGGTTCAACTCCAAGCCAACAACAAGCTTTCAGAATGGTTTTAATACTGAACTTAAAGCTGAACCTAAAGGTGCAGCGAATGAGTTGAGCTCAGAGAAGCTTGGTGAGActgatgattttgatgataCGTTTGGGGAGTTTGAGACTGCATTTGTAGAAAATTCGTCAACGAAGAAG GAATTGTCTGAGGAAAAGTTTGACCCATTGGGTTCATATGATGTGTCCCACCGACCAATTGATCTATTTGCATTTTCAAATGGAGTTCTGGGTGGATCGCACAAGGAGAATAATGAGTTCAACTTCAGTCAAAGCCCAGTGGTACAAAATGGTGTTGCCTCAGAtccagtctttcaaactgagtgGAAGGAAACTAAAGATGACTCGTATTCACAATCTCCTGACATGGGTGCTGACGATGAAGATTTTGGAGAGTTTGAGGCAACATTTCCGGAGGCTGGATTAAAGCCAGAG GGCTCGATGGCAAGTTCAAAGAGTTACAAAGAAGCCGTGCCACTTTCCATTTTCGGCATTGAAGAGGAGCCCGAAGCAGATAGTTCCTTGAACCTTCAGCTTGAATTATTTAAATCATCAACCCATTTGCAGAATCCAAGTTCAAATCTATCAATCAATGACATTCTATCAGATTTGTACAGCCAAGCGCAACCAATAAGTTCTGCGAACAACGAGGGTAACCCAGATGGAAATGTAAGTTTACTGCATTCTACTGGCGAAGAATACAGTTCTCGTGTagtggatgatgatgatgattttaatGATGGTTCATGGGAATTCAAGGATGCCTCCTTTCAATCAAGTGTTGAGAATGAGAATTTGTCTTTTAAAAAGAAACTGAACCATTGTATGGATTTATATTCcaacttaaaagatgacttaTTGGTTGTTGCAAGACATCATATTCATGGTCTAAAG GAAGCTCAAAGTGCCGCTACTCTTGTTGGTGAAGAGATGAAAGTGGCCACCATCAATAAAGACATTCAG GAGGCCTTGAAAGAGCTTCACCAAGAAGATATCATAGCCGCAGAAATGGATCTTGATAAACATTCAGAACGAGTTACTTCTCTTGACCAATATATTGAAACTCTATGTGAGCCAGATTTTCAAGCGATCGAGTCAGAATATCACATTTCAAGAAGATTGTCATTA GCAGAATCAGATTTGCGAACAGCCATTGATCTCATCAACCACTTTACAACAGTGCTAAAGATTCTAACACTCGCTCCAAAGGCTGATCCAGCTGATTATGTCTCCCTATGGTCCAAGATGATCTTCGTATGCTCTCAAGAACTAAAACATGGCATCTCGATTTGGAAGAGATCATTAGAATTGAATATTCATAATGAAATACTCGTTGAACCTCAAG GTAAAGACTTCATAATTGCTATTGGAGAGATATATAGAGCGGTTGTGATATTAGGATCTGCGGTCAAATTTTACAAGCCTTGGATACTGTTAAGCGGTGCAAATTTAGAGGGAATGTATTGTCTTTTAGAAGAATGTCACTCCCTCTGGTCAACATCTGGACTTGAGGAGACTTTCCCTGCTGAGTCATTACTGGATTCCATCAGGCATATTCGTAACCATGATGAACTTGCAATTACAAATGAAATTCTTTCTCAGGAGGAATCTCAATGTGTGCTATCACTTTTATTTCCAGCAGTGGTGCCAG aAATGAAATTGGTGATATGGAATGGAGATAAATATTTTGTCTCTCTTGCCAACTTATGGGCAAATTTGGTCAGTCCCAATCCCCCAAAATTGTCTATCCATGTTGGCTGA
- the LOC122605461 gene encoding uncharacterized protein LOC122605461 — protein sequence MDPEEWGKLLRFYTRDDRVKRAETNKTNRSKQAVGTQGRRSISLAHDRALAKHHNEKKEGPPPTWESTWAATHRLQPPEVASRLEAAQVRHSQDPAPTPPTQLFPEAFRSRSGHQRGLGRILRGFGSHDFPVELPQPHYGPPEGQSGSYSVPSGSSSVPSGSYSGPSGSQPSGYYVDLNQPGDEYFDPRQLWDGTSAHYGPPSGEFGSLSDMSGFFSGTASVSGPGVGDDNAGEDDDGSGD from the exons ATGGACCCGGAAGAGTGGGGAAAACTATTGCGTTTCTATACGAGGGATGACCGGGTCAAGCGGGCCGAGACAAACAAGACAAACCGGTCCAAACAGGCGGTGGGGACTCAGGGTCGGCGATCTATTTCTCTTGCCCACGATCGGGCATTG GCCAAGCACCATAACGAAAAGAAGGAGGGGCCACCGCCCACGTGGGAGTCGACTTGGGCGGCAACCCACAGACTACAACCTCCGGAAGTTGCG TCCCGTCTGGAAGCTGCGCAGGTGAGACATTCACAGGATCCTGCACCGACACCTCCAACCCAGTTGTTCCCGGAAGCGTTTAGATCGCGATCGGGACATCAGCGCGGACTAGGGAGGATTCTTAGGGGTTTCGGATCCCATGATTTCCCTGTTGAGTTGCCGCAACCACATTATGGACCTCCGGAAGGCCAATCTGGATCGTATTCTGTCCCGTCTGGATCCTCCTCCGTCCCGTCTGGATCCTATTCTGGCCCCTCTGGATCCCAACCTTCCGGCTACTATGTTGACTTGAACCAGCCTGGTGATGAGTATTTCGACCCCCGCCAGTTATGGGATGGGACATCGGCGCATTATGGACCTCCATCAGGGGAATTTGGTAGCTTGTCGGATATGAGTGGATTTTTTAGTGGAACAGCCTCTGTATCCGGACCAGGTGTGGGTGATGATAATGCCGGTGAGGACGACGACGGTTCCGGTGATTag
- the LOC122606301 gene encoding uncharacterized protein LOC122606301: MDCLEEIFLNPNAPEGVNDEFVYEEPDDEFESPDVRAEFDYDHDVFYTKEVFDTHIDLVDWAQRTAKELGYVLVTRRSNATKGGEVKKVVLICNRGEKKISGQPGHPKGVPKLTVHSNW; encoded by the exons atggATTGCTTGGAGGAAATTTTCTTAAATCCAAATGCGCCGGAAGGTGTAAATGACGAGTTTGTGTACGAAGAGCCCGATGACGAATTTGAATCCCCAGATGTCCGTGCTGAATTTGATTACGATCACGATGTTTTTTATACCAAGGAG gTGTTTGACACACACATAGATTTGGTAGACTGGGCTCAAAGAACGGCAAAggagcttggttatgtgttagtAACACGAAGATCAAATGCCACAAAAGGCGGAGAAGTTAAAAAGGTGGTCCTTATTTGCAACCGTGGTGAAAAAAAGATAAGCGGTCAACCGGGGCACCCAAAGGGAGTACCAAAATTGACTGTCCATTCAAATTGGTAG